From Candidatus Polarisedimenticolaceae bacterium, one genomic window encodes:
- the kdpC gene encoding potassium-transporting ATPase subunit KdpC, with translation MLRELGLGLRFTLITLVLLGGGYPLVVWAVGRVLFPAQAEGSLILRDDGTVVGSRLIAQGFTRPQYFHPRPSAVDYDAASAGGTNYAASNPEHLAAVRGRLEAFGSVPVPVPAELVTASGSGLDPHLSPAAIELQVPRVAAARGTTPDRVREIVRAHTEGPTLGFLGRPRVNVLELNLDLDRTLDR, from the coding sequence ATGCTGCGGGAGCTCGGGCTCGGCCTTCGATTCACCCTGATCACTCTGGTTCTTTTGGGGGGCGGGTATCCCCTCGTCGTGTGGGCCGTGGGCCGGGTGCTGTTCCCCGCGCAGGCGGAAGGCAGCCTGATCCTGCGCGACGACGGCACCGTCGTCGGCTCCCGGCTGATCGCGCAGGGGTTCACCCGGCCCCAGTACTTCCACCCGCGCCCCTCCGCCGTCGACTACGACGCCGCCTCCGCCGGAGGCACGAACTACGCTGCGTCGAATCCGGAGCATCTCGCCGCCGTCCGGGGCCGCCTCGAGGCGTTCGGGTCCGTCCCCGTCCCCGTTCCCGCGGAGCTCGTCACCGCGAGCGGCTCGGGACTCGATCCGCATCTTTCCCCCGCGGCGATCGAGCTCCAGGTCCCCCGCGTCGCCGCGGCCCGGGGCACGACCCCCGACCGCGTGCGCGAGATCGTCCGGGCCCACACCGAAGGCCCGACGCTCGGGTTCCTGGGGAGGCCGCGCGTCAACGTGCTGGAGCTGAATCTCGACCTGGACCGGACGCTCGACAGGTAA
- a CDS encoding sodium:solute symporter family protein, which produces MTPALAIILGWLVVTTAVGVLAGLNRKFGLEEFFVGDRSFGTVLFYTLAAAEIYSAFAFLGMAGWAYAKGVSVVYGMAYMSIAYALYFFVGPRIQRLGRRGGYVTQPDYLEDRFGSRVFGNLVALVGVAASIPYLLVQLIGSGIIVELASGGAMSRKVAIAVAVVALVAFVSFSGLRGIGWTNLMQAVIMLVAMVSVGALIPERLFGGVEPAMAALERLKPQHLGFPDSGGLGTGWYVSTVLLSAIGAWMWPHIFATTYGAKSERVVRRNAGVLPLYQLATLPIVLVGLACAAKAAEDPAFAASIAHPDHAMLRVLVDRFPQWIAGLVGAGGLAAAISTASALILSSANLLARHGGQKGIAPGLDDRRTAWVARFLVFPVALAAMVLAWRAPTMLVDLLLIGYSGVAQLAPAVYLGMFWKRATLAGVSAGLAAGVCFSAAAQLLAWRLPFGLHAGLVALALNVVVVLAIGSFTRPPDAERLARFERMLAE; this is translated from the coding sequence GTGACCCCGGCGCTCGCGATCATCCTCGGCTGGCTCGTCGTCACGACCGCGGTCGGCGTGCTCGCGGGGCTGAACCGGAAGTTCGGTCTCGAGGAGTTCTTCGTCGGCGACCGCTCGTTCGGGACCGTCCTCTTCTACACGCTCGCGGCGGCGGAGATCTACAGCGCCTTCGCGTTCCTCGGCATGGCCGGGTGGGCGTACGCGAAGGGCGTCAGCGTGGTCTACGGCATGGCGTACATGTCGATCGCCTACGCGCTCTACTTCTTCGTGGGGCCGAGGATCCAGAGGCTCGGCCGCCGCGGCGGGTACGTGACCCAGCCCGACTACCTCGAGGACCGCTTCGGATCGCGCGTGTTCGGCAACCTCGTGGCCCTCGTCGGAGTGGCCGCGTCGATCCCGTACCTGCTGGTGCAGCTCATCGGCTCGGGAATCATCGTCGAGCTCGCCTCGGGGGGGGCGATGTCGCGCAAGGTCGCGATCGCGGTCGCCGTCGTCGCGCTCGTGGCGTTCGTCTCGTTCTCGGGACTTCGCGGCATCGGCTGGACCAACCTGATGCAGGCCGTGATCATGCTCGTCGCGATGGTGTCGGTCGGCGCGCTCATCCCCGAACGCCTGTTCGGCGGGGTCGAGCCCGCCATGGCGGCGCTCGAGCGGCTGAAGCCGCAGCACCTGGGGTTCCCCGACTCCGGAGGGCTCGGAACCGGCTGGTACGTCTCGACGGTGCTCCTCTCCGCGATCGGTGCGTGGATGTGGCCTCACATCTTCGCGACGACCTACGGCGCGAAGAGCGAGCGCGTCGTGCGCCGCAACGCCGGCGTGTTGCCGCTGTACCAGCTGGCGACCCTCCCGATCGTGCTCGTCGGCCTCGCGTGCGCCGCGAAGGCGGCGGAGGACCCCGCGTTCGCCGCTTCGATCGCGCATCCCGACCACGCGATGCTGCGCGTGCTCGTGGACCGGTTCCCGCAGTGGATCGCCGGTCTCGTCGGAGCGGGCGGGCTCGCGGCCGCGATCTCGACCGCCTCCGCCCTCATCCTCTCCTCGGCGAACCTTCTCGCCCGCCACGGCGGGCAGAAGGGGATCGCTCCCGGTCTCGACGATCGCCGCACCGCCTGGGTCGCCCGTTTCCTCGTGTTTCCCGTCGCGCTCGCGGCGATGGTCCTCGCCTGGCGCGCGCCCACGATGCTCGTCGACCTCCTGCTGATCGGGTATTCGGGGGTCGCCCAGCTGGCGCCGGCGGTGTACCTCGGCATGTTCTGGAAACGGGCGACGCTCGCCGGGGTGAGCGCGGGCCTGGCGGCGGGCGTCTGCTTCTCGGCGGCCGCGCAGCTTCTGGCGTGGCGGCTTCCGTTCGGACTCCACGCGGGACTCGTCGCGCTCGCCCTCAACGTCGTGGTCGTGCTCGCGATCGGGTCGTTCACGAGGCCTCCCGACGCCGAGCGCCTCGCCCGGTTCGAACGGATGCTCGCGGAGTAG
- a CDS encoding META domain-containing protein has product MRSSLPLLALVLAGCAARPPDTVPRTVAYRCADNTGFQAAFAARGTSVTVGSAVLPHVRTASGTKYSDGTTTFWSKGGQATLATPDGVALTCRVVADPASLPGTRWQLLRIESGDDSVLAPADPARYTLEFGLGGELSGRADCNRIHGRWSADGSSMTLGPFAATRAACPPESISDRWVRSLEATATWMQVEGGGLALSMKADGGIVRLERLP; this is encoded by the coding sequence GTGAGATCGTCGCTGCCGCTGCTCGCGCTCGTGCTGGCCGGATGCGCCGCCCGCCCCCCCGACACCGTCCCGCGCACCGTCGCCTACCGCTGCGCCGACAACACCGGGTTCCAGGCCGCCTTCGCCGCCCGAGGGACGAGCGTCACGGTCGGGAGCGCCGTCCTGCCGCACGTCCGTACCGCCTCCGGCACGAAGTACTCCGACGGGACGACGACCTTCTGGTCGAAGGGCGGCCAGGCCACCCTCGCGACACCCGACGGCGTCGCGCTCACGTGCCGGGTGGTCGCCGATCCGGCGTCGCTGCCCGGGACGCGATGGCAGCTCCTGCGGATCGAGTCGGGGGACGACTCGGTCCTCGCCCCGGCCGATCCGGCCCGCTACACCCTCGAGTTCGGTCTCGGGGGAGAGCTCTCCGGCCGGGCCGACTGCAATCGGATCCACGGCCGCTGGAGCGCGGACGGGTCCTCGATGACGCTCGGCCCGTTCGCGGCGACGCGCGCGGCGTGCCCACCGGAATCGATCTCGGACCGCTGGGTCCGGTCCCTCGAGGCGACGGCGACCTGGATGCAGGTCGAGGGAGGCGGTCTCGCTCTCTCGATGAAGGCGGACGGCGGCATCGTCCGGTTGGAGCGCCTTCCGTAA
- a CDS encoding DUF6364 family protein has product MKTTLNIDDQVMTQLKQEAARQGKTMSELVETALRQLLRTRREPVALPELPTFRSGGALVDIDNREALYNAMDER; this is encoded by the coding sequence ATGAAGACGACGCTCAACATCGACGACCAGGTCATGACGCAGCTCAAACAGGAGGCCGCCCGGCAGGGCAAGACCATGTCCGAGCTCGTCGAGACTGCTCTGCGCCAGCTGCTACGGACCCGTCGGGAGCCGGTGGCACTGCCGGAGCTCCCGACGTTCCGAAGCGGCGGCGCGCTGGTGGACATCGACAATCGGGAGGCCCTCTACAACGCGATGGACGAACGCTGA
- a CDS encoding aminotransferase class I/II-fold pyridoxal phosphate-dependent enzyme: protein MNQGRPKRSDYMNWAKTRQRGRFTLAVSGIGPIALDELGASWSDLALEPPPGYGYPRLTEAIAARYGVGPDRVVTAAGTSGANHLAMATILEPGDDVLCEFPAYEPMVTLALHLGARVRFVSRRAERGFRIDADDFTRTMRPTTRLVLLSNLHNPSSVATDAATLRAIGAQADKVGAKVLVDEVYLDAAFERAPPSAATLGDAFVVTSSLTKVYGISGLRAGWIVASSELAGRMWRMKDLFGVNDAHPAERLAVVALGKLEALGARARRILDANRALWNGFVESHREALEVELLPYGTTSFPRVLRGDGDELETLLRDRYETTVVPGRFFGCPDRIRIGLCGDPEGFAEGLERMGEALTGLLDG, encoded by the coding sequence GTGAATCAGGGTCGTCCGAAACGGTCCGACTACATGAACTGGGCGAAGACGCGCCAGAGGGGGCGCTTCACCCTGGCGGTGAGCGGAATCGGCCCGATCGCGCTCGACGAGCTCGGCGCGTCGTGGAGCGACCTCGCGCTCGAGCCGCCGCCCGGGTACGGGTACCCGCGGTTGACCGAGGCGATCGCGGCGCGATACGGCGTCGGCCCCGATCGCGTCGTCACGGCGGCCGGGACCTCCGGGGCGAACCATCTCGCGATGGCGACGATCCTCGAGCCCGGCGACGACGTGTTGTGCGAGTTCCCCGCCTACGAGCCCATGGTGACCCTCGCCCTGCACCTGGGCGCCCGCGTGCGGTTCGTGTCGCGACGCGCGGAGCGCGGCTTCCGGATCGACGCGGACGATTTCACGCGCACGATGCGTCCGACGACGCGTCTGGTGCTGCTGTCGAACCTCCACAACCCGTCGTCGGTCGCCACCGATGCGGCGACGCTGCGGGCGATCGGGGCCCAGGCGGACAAGGTCGGCGCGAAGGTCCTCGTCGACGAGGTCTACCTCGACGCCGCATTCGAGCGGGCGCCGCCTTCGGCCGCGACGCTCGGCGACGCCTTCGTGGTGACCTCGAGCCTCACCAAGGTCTACGGGATCTCGGGGCTGCGCGCGGGGTGGATCGTCGCCTCGAGCGAGCTCGCGGGACGGATGTGGAGGATGAAGGACCTCTTCGGCGTCAACGACGCGCATCCCGCGGAGCGGCTGGCGGTCGTCGCGCTCGGAAAGCTCGAGGCCCTCGGGGCGAGGGCGCGGCGGATCCTCGACGCAAATCGCGCCCTCTGGAACGGGTTCGTCGAATCGCACCGGGAGGCGCTCGAGGTGGAGCTGCTCCCGTACGGGACGACCTCGTTCCCGCGCGTGCTTCGCGGGGACGGCGACGAGCTCGAAACCCTCCTGCGCGACCGGTACGAAACGACGGTCGTTCCGGGGCGCTTTTTCGGGTGCCCGGATCGGATTCGGATCGGACTCTGCGGTGATCCGGAGGGGTTCGCGGAGGGGTTGGAGAGGATGGGGGAGGCCTTGACGGGGCTGCTGGACGGCTAA
- the kdpA gene encoding potassium-transporting ATPase subunit KdpA: MGVEYLAVAVTIALTIATSPLLGRYMFRVFTGERTRLDPVMVPIERFVLRATGVDPDAQQDWKAYACSLLVSNLVMGVVAFAIVTFQHLLPLNPDGIGGMEPTLAFNTASSFTTNTNLQHYSGETGLSYFSQMFVVTFLQFASAATGIAACIAVIRGLAGSRLTHLGNFYVDVTRAAVRVLLPLAVPVAIFLISQGTPATFQGAAQATTVEGDTQSIARGVTAAVVAIKQLGTNGGGYFGPNSAHPFENPTPLTNLVELWAIAVLPMAMVWTLGRMLGRRRFAVMVFATMLALYLPMTAAGIALEAGGSMEGKEVRIGVASSALWAVTTTATSNGSVNTMHDSMTPLGGLLPMLGMWLNCVFGGVGVGFVNMLIFIVVAAFVAGMMIGRTPELLGKKVEAKEMKLASVALLWHPFAILVGTAVACWVWATTADPGATLGWLENPGPHGFSEMLYEFSSATANNGSGFEGLGDDTPFWNLSTGLVMLLSRYIPILAPLALAASLAAKPAAPETAGSLRADSVTFGATLGAVIVVLGLLMFLPVAVLGPIAEHLAM; encoded by the coding sequence ATGGGAGTCGAATACCTCGCCGTCGCCGTCACGATCGCCCTCACGATCGCGACGAGCCCTCTCCTGGGTCGGTACATGTTCAGGGTGTTCACGGGGGAGCGGACCCGGCTGGATCCCGTGATGGTCCCGATCGAACGGTTCGTGCTCCGTGCCACCGGCGTCGACCCGGACGCGCAGCAGGACTGGAAAGCCTACGCGTGCTCGCTGCTGGTCTCCAACCTCGTCATGGGCGTCGTCGCGTTCGCGATCGTCACGTTCCAGCATCTGCTGCCGCTGAACCCCGACGGAATCGGGGGGATGGAGCCGACGCTCGCATTCAACACCGCATCGAGCTTCACGACGAACACGAACCTGCAGCACTACAGCGGGGAGACGGGGCTGTCGTACTTCTCGCAGATGTTCGTCGTCACCTTCCTCCAGTTCGCGAGCGCGGCGACCGGCATCGCGGCGTGCATCGCGGTCATCCGGGGGCTCGCCGGGAGCCGCCTCACGCACCTCGGCAACTTCTACGTGGACGTCACACGGGCCGCCGTACGAGTGCTCCTGCCGCTGGCCGTTCCCGTCGCGATCTTCCTGATCTCCCAGGGGACCCCGGCGACGTTCCAGGGGGCGGCGCAGGCGACGACGGTCGAAGGGGACACGCAGTCGATCGCCCGCGGTGTCACCGCTGCGGTCGTGGCGATCAAGCAGCTGGGGACCAACGGCGGGGGATACTTCGGGCCGAACTCGGCCCACCCGTTCGAGAACCCGACGCCGCTCACGAACCTCGTCGAACTGTGGGCGATCGCGGTCCTGCCCATGGCCATGGTCTGGACGCTGGGCCGGATGCTCGGGCGCCGACGCTTCGCGGTGATGGTGTTCGCGACGATGCTGGCCCTCTACCTGCCGATGACCGCCGCCGGGATCGCGCTCGAGGCGGGCGGCTCGATGGAGGGGAAGGAAGTACGGATCGGGGTCGCTTCTTCGGCCCTGTGGGCGGTGACCACGACCGCGACCTCCAACGGCTCCGTCAACACGATGCACGACTCCATGACGCCGCTGGGCGGGCTGTTGCCGATGCTCGGGATGTGGCTGAACTGCGTCTTCGGTGGAGTCGGCGTCGGGTTCGTCAACATGCTGATCTTCATCGTCGTCGCAGCGTTCGTCGCGGGGATGATGATCGGCCGCACCCCCGAGCTCCTCGGCAAGAAGGTCGAGGCGAAGGAGATGAAGCTCGCGAGCGTGGCGCTGCTCTGGCATCCGTTCGCGATCCTGGTCGGGACCGCGGTCGCCTGCTGGGTCTGGGCGACAACCGCCGACCCCGGGGCGACGCTGGGTTGGCTCGAGAATCCGGGACCGCACGGTTTCTCCGAGATGTTGTACGAGTTCTCGTCGGCGACCGCGAACAACGGCTCCGGCTTCGAAGGGCTCGGCGACGACACGCCGTTCTGGAACCTCTCGACGGGTCTCGTGATGCTGCTGTCGCGCTACATCCCGATCCTCGCACCCCTCGCGCTCGCGGCTTCCCTCGCGGCGAAGCCCGCCGCCCCCGAGACCGCGGGCTCGCTCCGGGCCGACAGCGTGACCTTCGGCGCCACGCTCGGGGCGGTGATCGTCGTCCTGGGACTGCTGATGTTCCTGCCGGTCGCCGTACTCGGCCCGATCGCCGAGCACCTGGCCATGTGA
- a CDS encoding TA system VapC family ribonuclease toxin: MFVVDTNVLVHAADASSPFHETCRRRLGEWHAGADAWFLTWGVVYEFLRITTHPRVFRKPWTAPASFRFVRSLLGSPGLTVLGPTQRHAEVAARVFEEVPHLSGNILHDTHTAILMREHGIRRIYTRDTDFHRFPFLEPIDPVMPTLNEPGVRRRAVRTRS, from the coding sequence ATGTTCGTCGTCGACACCAACGTGCTGGTCCACGCCGCGGATGCGAGCTCTCCCTTCCACGAGACGTGTCGCCGGCGGCTGGGAGAGTGGCACGCCGGCGCCGATGCCTGGTTCCTGACCTGGGGGGTCGTGTACGAGTTCCTCAGGATCACGACCCACCCGCGTGTATTCCGGAAGCCGTGGACCGCTCCGGCCTCGTTCCGGTTCGTCCGGTCCTTGCTCGGTTCTCCGGGTCTCACGGTACTGGGGCCTACGCAGCGTCATGCCGAGGTCGCGGCGAGAGTCTTCGAGGAGGTCCCGCACCTGTCGGGGAACATCCTCCACGACACGCACACCGCGATCCTCATGAGAGAACACGGCATCCGTCGCATCTACACGCGGGACACGGACTTTCACCGGTTCCCGTTCCTCGAGCCGATCGATCCGGTGATGCCCACGCTGAACGAGCCGGGCGTGCGGCGCCGGGCAGTCCGTACGCGTTCCTAA
- a CDS encoding amino acid permease, protein MTSRPRGLGLFDTTMLVMGGIVGSGIFMNPHVVAREAPSAWAVIGAWLLGGAVALAAGFVWAELAAMRPGVGGQYAYLRDGIHPSIGFAYGWSNLLVVQTGGLAAVAITFARYAHVLFEPRWSEGATAAAALAALTAINLAGTRAGGTTQSLLMVLKIGSILALVACGLWLAPEAPPEAKSVAAEPGLRAFFAAMIAVLFAYGGWATATLASGDIRDAARTLPRALVLGTGGVVLLYVAVSAACLRALGVAGLARTEAPASEVMRLALGGSGERLIAGAIAVSTFGFLAQGMLACPRAYFAMARDGLFFERFGRLHPRTGVPHLAIALQGGLAIATALSGSYDEILSWVVTVDFAFLAATAGTLFAFRGKGGGHPWTTSFFIAVSLAVVTSTFVEHPGRSLLGWTLVAAGMPVYLFWRRRSA, encoded by the coding sequence GTGACGAGCCGCCCGCGGGGCCTCGGCCTCTTCGACACGACGATGCTCGTGATGGGGGGCATCGTCGGCTCCGGGATCTTCATGAACCCCCACGTCGTCGCCCGGGAGGCGCCGTCGGCATGGGCCGTGATCGGCGCGTGGCTGCTCGGCGGCGCGGTCGCCCTCGCCGCGGGGTTCGTCTGGGCGGAGCTCGCCGCGATGCGGCCGGGGGTGGGCGGGCAATACGCCTACCTGCGCGACGGGATCCACCCGTCGATCGGCTTCGCGTACGGCTGGTCGAACCTGCTCGTCGTCCAGACCGGCGGGCTCGCGGCGGTGGCGATCACCTTCGCGCGGTACGCCCACGTGCTCTTCGAGCCGCGCTGGAGCGAAGGCGCGACCGCGGCCGCGGCGCTCGCCGCGCTCACCGCGATCAACCTCGCGGGGACGCGGGCGGGCGGGACGACGCAGAGCCTGCTGATGGTCCTGAAGATCGGGTCGATCCTCGCGCTCGTGGCGTGCGGCCTGTGGCTCGCGCCCGAGGCCCCTCCCGAGGCGAAAAGCGTCGCGGCGGAGCCTGGACTGCGCGCCTTCTTCGCCGCGATGATCGCCGTGCTGTTCGCCTACGGGGGGTGGGCGACCGCGACCCTCGCCTCGGGGGACATCCGCGACGCCGCGCGCACGCTCCCCCGCGCGCTCGTGCTCGGGACCGGGGGCGTCGTCCTCCTCTACGTCGCGGTCAGCGCGGCGTGCCTTCGCGCGCTGGGGGTGGCGGGGCTCGCGCGGACCGAGGCCCCGGCCTCGGAGGTGATGCGGCTCGCCCTGGGCGGCTCGGGGGAGCGGCTGATCGCCGGCGCGATCGCCGTCTCGACCTTCGGGTTCCTGGCGCAGGGGATGCTCGCCTGCCCCCGCGCCTACTTCGCGATGGCGCGGGACGGCCTCTTCTTCGAGCGATTCGGTCGCCTCCATCCGCGCACGGGAGTCCCGCACCTGGCGATCGCGCTGCAGGGGGGGCTCGCGATCGCCACCGCCCTCTCCGGGAGCTACGACGAGATCCTCAGCTGGGTGGTGACCGTGGACTTCGCGTTCCTCGCCGCGACGGCGGGGACGTTGTTCGCCTTCCGGGGAAAGGGCGGGGGGCATCCGTGGACGACGTCGTTCTTCATCGCGGTGTCGCTCGCCGTCGTGACGAGCACGTTCGTGGAGCATCCCGGCCGCTCGCTCCTCGGCTGGACGCTGGTCGCGGCGGGGATGCCGGTGTACCTGTTCTGGCGGCGGAGGTCGGCGTGA